From the genome of Mycobacteriales bacterium, one region includes:
- a CDS encoding LLM class F420-dependent oxidoreductase, producing the protein MNLGVHVSNFTWSGGPAELARDLTNVAIAAEDNGFHKLSVMDHMWQIGHIGPPEHEMLEAYTTLGYLAARTSKIDLLAWVTAVVYREPGLLAKAVTTLDVLSEGRAYLGIGAAWFEDEARGLGLTFPSTSERFERLEEALQICLQMWSDDDGPYDGKHYRLARTLCSPQPLRRPHPPIMIGGSGERKTLRLVAQYAQACNLFMSPDLPHKLDVLRAHCETVGRDYDEIEKTVMGPLDPGPDGSKVDGLLTSLRELAALGITHYHGSVPEVATLKPLELLGDQVVPVVAEF; encoded by the coding sequence ATGAACCTCGGCGTACACGTGTCGAACTTCACCTGGTCGGGTGGGCCGGCGGAGCTCGCGCGCGACCTGACCAACGTCGCGATTGCCGCCGAGGACAACGGCTTCCACAAGCTCAGCGTGATGGACCACATGTGGCAGATCGGTCACATCGGCCCGCCGGAGCACGAGATGCTCGAGGCCTACACGACGCTCGGCTATCTCGCCGCGCGTACGTCGAAGATCGACCTGCTCGCCTGGGTGACAGCGGTGGTCTACCGCGAGCCCGGCCTGCTCGCGAAGGCGGTGACGACGCTCGACGTGCTGTCCGAGGGCCGGGCGTACCTGGGCATCGGCGCTGCCTGGTTCGAGGACGAGGCCCGCGGGCTCGGCCTGACCTTCCCATCGACCTCGGAGCGTTTCGAGCGGCTCGAGGAGGCGCTGCAGATCTGCCTGCAGATGTGGAGCGACGACGACGGCCCGTACGACGGCAAGCATTACCGGCTGGCCCGGACGCTCTGCTCACCGCAGCCGCTGCGCCGGCCGCATCCTCCGATCATGATCGGCGGCAGCGGCGAGCGAAAGACGCTGCGGCTGGTCGCGCAATACGCCCAGGCGTGCAACCTCTTCATGTCGCCGGACCTGCCGCACAAGCTCGACGTCCTCCGCGCCCACTGCGAGACGGTCGGTCGCGACTACGACGAGATCGAGAAGACGGTCATGGGACCGCTCGACCCGGGGCCGGACGGGTCGAAGGTCGACGGCCTGCTCACCAGCTTGCGCGAGCTCGCCGCGCTCGGTATCACCCACTACCACGGCTCGGTACCCGAGGTCGCAACGCTCAAGCCGCTCGAACTGCTGGGCGACCAGGTGGTGCCGGTGGTCGCCGAGTTCTGA
- a CDS encoding lytic transglycosylase domain-containing protein: MRSFTTRRRALVAGVAMLAAGVFAAGPLVLTPAQAETSGQLSAQVQTLLKKVHGLQKKAIAAEHRYAAAFGAVEDSVNASISADQRSADLSGQADAAQASLVSRIQALYESGGTLAADASLLKSGSITNLFDSNELASRAIDAQVTTVHAAASQAQQALQAANAALHREHIKIGTERGVAAAADRVELLLSEESALLRHADKQLAAVRAAEAALAAASSNFASITNRSIAGLHILPPSAHFLALYRGAATTCPGLSWTVLAAIGQVESGHGRNDSTSSAGAMGPMQFLPATFAAYAVDGNHDGVKNIMNPADAIYTAAHYLCANGAGRGAGALNGAILHYNHAVWYLDMVLKLASMYAVAYK, encoded by the coding sequence GTGAGGTCCTTCACGACGCGTCGCCGCGCGCTCGTCGCCGGAGTCGCGATGCTCGCCGCCGGCGTCTTCGCGGCCGGGCCCCTGGTGCTCACTCCGGCCCAGGCCGAGACCTCGGGTCAGCTCAGCGCACAGGTCCAGACCCTGCTCAAGAAGGTGCACGGGCTGCAGAAGAAGGCGATCGCGGCGGAGCACCGCTACGCGGCGGCCTTCGGCGCCGTCGAGGACAGCGTGAACGCATCGATCAGCGCCGATCAGCGCAGCGCCGACCTCTCCGGTCAGGCCGATGCCGCGCAAGCCTCGCTGGTCAGCCGGATCCAGGCCCTCTACGAGTCGGGCGGCACGCTGGCTGCCGATGCGTCGCTGCTGAAGTCGGGCAGCATCACCAACCTGTTCGACAGCAACGAGCTGGCCTCGCGCGCGATCGATGCACAGGTCACGACCGTCCATGCAGCCGCGTCGCAGGCCCAACAGGCGCTGCAGGCGGCCAACGCGGCGCTGCACCGCGAGCACATCAAGATCGGCACCGAGCGCGGGGTCGCCGCCGCCGCCGACCGGGTCGAGCTCCTGCTCTCCGAGGAGTCCGCGCTGCTGCGCCACGCCGACAAGCAGCTGGCCGCGGTTCGTGCCGCGGAAGCAGCACTTGCCGCCGCGAGCTCGAACTTCGCGTCGATCACGAACCGGAGCATTGCCGGCCTGCACATCCTGCCGCCGTCCGCCCACTTCCTCGCGCTCTACCGCGGCGCGGCGACGACCTGCCCCGGGCTGTCCTGGACCGTGCTCGCCGCGATCGGTCAGGTCGAGAGTGGGCACGGCCGCAACGACTCGACGTCTTCGGCGGGCGCCATGGGGCCGATGCAGTTCTTGCCGGCGACGTTCGCGGCGTACGCCGTGGACGGCAACCACGACGGCGTGAAGAACATCATGAACCCCGCCGACGCGATCTACACCGCCGCGCACTACCTCTGCGCGAACGGCGCCGGTCGTGGCGCGGGCGCACTGAACGGGGCGATCCTGCACTACAACCACGCGGTCTGGTACCTCGACATGGTGCTGAAGCTCGCGAGCATGTACGCGGTCGCGTACAAGTAG
- a CDS encoding DUF6424 family protein produces the protein MTGSSGVHTESEDHPWTIDVGDHPEREDTPAYRASRAAMIKLVAQTQPWFFGDPPYQDHHGGGVWVKDDTGWLLLLGLAGIEWSAQFCADPAKVDLLRQYAARLCAGFPQTLPGYAALGYADAETLLTTPIVDANGVQAWTDGLFNACVPLPAELHTGVLMAGSGYHHYPKPIIDITTFKQDDFTLFVNDTNGAEVAVAPVSRRGSGDGRVSVLWSAANAPIHAQAEAAADAGKPLVLDADHPLAQAAFKNQTPATQS, from the coding sequence ATGACCGGATCGAGCGGTGTGCACACCGAGTCAGAAGACCACCCCTGGACCATTGACGTCGGCGACCACCCCGAGCGCGAGGACACCCCTGCGTACCGGGCCAGCCGGGCCGCGATGATCAAGCTGGTCGCTCAGACCCAACCCTGGTTCTTCGGCGACCCGCCGTACCAGGACCACCACGGCGGCGGGGTCTGGGTCAAGGACGACACCGGCTGGTTGCTGCTCCTCGGCCTGGCGGGAATCGAGTGGTCCGCGCAGTTCTGCGCCGATCCGGCGAAGGTCGACCTGCTCCGTCAGTACGCCGCCCGGCTCTGCGCCGGCTTCCCGCAGACCCTGCCCGGCTACGCCGCCCTCGGGTACGCCGACGCCGAGACCTTGCTGACGACGCCGATCGTCGACGCGAACGGTGTCCAGGCATGGACTGACGGGTTGTTCAACGCGTGCGTACCGCTTCCTGCCGAGCTGCACACGGGCGTCCTCATGGCCGGCTCCGGCTACCACCACTACCCGAAGCCGATCATCGACATCACGACCTTCAAGCAGGACGACTTCACCTTGTTCGTGAACGACACGAACGGCGCCGAGGTCGCCGTCGCGCCGGTTTCCCGCCGCGGAAGCGGAGATGGGCGGGTCTCGGTGCTGTGGTCCGCTGCGAACGCACCGATCCATGCCCAGGCGGAGGCGGCTGCTGACGCGGGTAAGCCACTCGTGCTCGATGCCGACCATCCGCTGGCCCAAGCGGCGTTCAAGAACCAGACGCCGGCGACGCAGAGCTGA